Proteins encoded by one window of Agelaius phoeniceus isolate bAgePho1 chromosome 5, bAgePho1.hap1, whole genome shotgun sequence:
- the GPR37 gene encoding prosaposin receptor GPR37: MRPLGAPLALLCQVLGAWAACALAPDPVAASGPPAPPQRARSPPAPPPLGPGRRAAATLPGRGALPPGGAAGPGGSCAPRGAPGTGRRRARSSEAGAGAAAGRGGAGGPRWLPLNGSAGAEGSAGGRGNATGRRARLRNPFYPLTEESYGAYAVMCLSVVIFGIGIMGNMAVMCIVCHNYYMRSISNSLLANLAFWDFLIVFFCLPLVIFQELTKKWLLEDFSCKIVPYIEVASLGVTTFTLCALCIDRFRAATNVQMYYEMIENCASTTAKLAVIWVGALLLALPEVVLRQLATEEPEYSGSPPGERCVVKISTALPDTIYVLALTYDGARLWWYFGCYFCLPTLFTITCSLVTARKIRRAEKACTRGNKRQIQLESQMNCTVVALTILYGFCIIPENICNIVTAYMSTGVSRQTMDLLHLISQFLLFFKSCVTPVLLFCLCKPFSRAFMECCCCCCDECIQKSSTVTSDDNDNEYTTELELSPFSTIRREMSTFASVGTHC, translated from the exons ATGCGGCCCCTCGGCGCTCCGCTcgccctgctctgccaggtgCTGGGTGCGTGGGCTGCCTGCGCCCTGGCCCCGGACCCCGTCGCAGCCTCTGGGCCGCCGGCGCCCCCGCAGCGCGCCCGctcgccgccggccccgccgcccctcgGCCCCGGCCGGCGGGCGGCCGCGACGCTGCCCGGGCGCGGAGCCCTCCCTCCCGgcggagcggcggggccgggcggcagCTGCGCGCCACGCGGGGCCCCGGGCACCGGGCGACGGCGGGCGCGGAGCAGCgaagccggggccggggcggcggcggggaggggcggggcgggcgggcccCGGTGGCTGCCCCTGAACGGCTCGGCCGGCGCCGAGGGCAGCGCCGGGGGCCGCGGGAACGCCACGGGGCGCCGCGCCCGGCTCCGCAACCCCTTCTACCCGCTGACCGAGGAGTCGTACGGCGCCTACGCCGTCATGTGCCTCTCCGTGGTGATCTTCGGCATCGGCATCATGGGCAACATGGCAGTGATGTGCATCGTCTGCCACAACTACTACATGCGGAGCATCTCCAACTCCTTGCTGGCCAACCTGGCCTTCTGGGATTTCCTCATCGTCTTTTTCTGCCTGCCGCTGGTTATCTTCCAGGAGCTCACCAAGAAGTGGCTTCTAGAAGACTTCTCTTGCAAAATCGTCCCGTATATTGAG gtGGCCTCTCTGGGCGTCACCACATTCACACTGTGCGCTCTCTGCATCGACCGCTTCCGAGCCGCCACCAACGTGCAGATGTACTACGAGATGATCGAGAACTGCGCCTCCACCACGGCCAAGCTGGCCGTCATCTGGGTGGGCgcgctgctgctggccctgcccgaGGTGGTGCTGCGCCAGCTGGCCACCGAGGAGCCCGAGTACAGCGGCAGCCCCCCGGGCGAGCGCTGCGTGGTGAAGATCTCCACGGCCCTGCCCGACACCATCTACGTGCTGGCTCTCACCTACGACGGCGCGCGGCTCTGGTGGTACTTCGGCTGCTATTTCTGTTTGCCTACCCTGTTCACCATTACCTGCTCCCTGGTGACAGCGAGGAAAATCAGGAGGGCAGAAAAAGCCTGCACGAGGGGGAACAAGCGACAGATTCAACTGGAAAGTCAGATGAACTGCACAGTGGTGGCTTTGACCATTTTATATGGATTTTGCATCATTCCTGAAAACATTTGCAACATTGTGACTGCCTACATGTCCACAGGGGTCTCTCGACAGACTATGGACCTCCTCCATCTCATTAGTCAGTTCCTTTTGTTCTTTAAGTCCTGTGTCACCCCAGTTCTCCTGTTCTGTCTCTGTAAACCTTTCAGCCGGGCCTTTATGGAgtgttgctgttgctgctgtgaTGAATGCATCCAGAAGTCTTCCACGGTGACGAGTGATGACAATGACAATGAGTACACCACAGAACTGGAGCTCTCCCCATTCAGTACCATTCGTCGCGAAATGTCAACTTTTGCTTCCGTGGGGACTCACTGTTAA